A stretch of Cicer arietinum cultivar CDC Frontier isolate Library 1 chromosome 5, Cicar.CDCFrontier_v2.0, whole genome shotgun sequence DNA encodes these proteins:
- the LOC101510817 gene encoding sufE-like protein 2, chloroplastic, whose protein sequence is MVYPIPTATATASATLLTPPSVPIHFSSKFNGAVTPKQTQLNLSVKAPLNNKLTTSPYGVTDKLNGLASEFGSLSEPIDRVKRLLHYASLLPPLDRSERVRENRVAGCATEVWVVAHMDQGRKMRFKADSDSEISKGFCWCLVWMLDGAEPEEVLTVDLLGMNVGFNVLNARSRVNTWHNVFFAMQQATKDLILLSRC, encoded by the coding sequence atggTATACCCAATTCCAACGGCAACGGCAACGGCGAGTGCCACCTTATTGACCCCGCCTTCTGTTCCTATACATTTCTCCTCCAAATTTAACGGCGCCGTTACTCCCAAACAAACGCAACTGAATCTATCCGTTAAGGCTCCCTTGAATAACAAATTAACGACTTCTCCTTACGGCGTTACCGACAAACTCAACGGCCTGGCCTCCGAATTCGGGTCACTATCGGAACCCATCGATCGAGTAAAAAGGCTATTACATTACGCATCTCTATTGCCTCCTCTAGACCGGTCCGAGCGGGTTCGAGAGAACCGGGTTGCGGGTTGTGCAACGGAGGTGTGGGTGGTTGCCCACATGGACCAAGGTAGGAAGATGAGATTCAAAGCAGACAGCGATTCGGAGATATCGAAGGGTTTCTGTTGGTGTCTTGTTTGGATGTTGGACGGTGCGGAGCCTGAGGAGGTTCTAACGGTGGATTTGTTGGGTATGAATGTGGGGTTCAATGTTCTCAATGCACGATCTAGGGTTAACACGTGGCATAATGTTTTCTTTGCCATGCAACAAGCTACTAAGGATTTAATTCTTCTCTCACGTTGCTAA